GCCATAAAAGGAATGAGGTGCAGTCCATTTCCTTGGAAAGACCAACATGAAGGGGTGTGGTTGAACAAAAAATGCAAGTGTTAGCGTACAAACAACCTGGGAAACTGGAAGTTTCTCAGCAGTACTCAGCTCTGTCTGCTCCTCTCTGTAACGTCCTCTGGTATCTCCTGCAGAACACTGAGGATCCTTCTTTGTTTTGAGTAATCACAGGTAGGTACATATTCAATTATATCAGAGTTTTGTTTTGAGACTTACTGTTATATTCTTAGGAGTTGGACAGTCCAAACACTTTATTGCTTTTTGTCATTGGTACATGTGCTCTGAAAGAAAGGGCTTAGACCTGGGTCTGTTCCAATTTGCATTTGCAACAGAATTTGTGCAGTGCCCTCAAACTCAGCTTGGGAACTTGAAGCCAGCCCCAAACGTATCAacttttaaatccaggttaaaaacatttctcttttcacgtgcctctgactgagcacttaaacttaaccacattgTTCAGTCTTACAGCTTTtacagcttcctatgttttgACCCCGTTTCTATTCTATTTCTATCttattattctgttttcttattatgatgttgttttcatctgagtatttgtgtttttgctattgtatttctatattttttctttttctttttaaagcaaATTGAATTTCTTTGATGTTTGAATTGTGCTTTATAATTACAGTTAACTCTCTTGCTTAATGGCAGAATGACTGACAGGAAAGGTTTCACCTTCAACATGAATTTAGAAAGACAGGGTTTGAATGACTCGTACCAAAAAAGCTTTCAACTGGAGCTTTCATTACAGTAACGGTTGTATTTCACCGTTAGGCGATACTCTCTGTAGACATTCACAGTACTCTACCCCCCCGAACCATTCTGGACCAGCTAATACTAACCCCCCACCTTAACCACcttggactagataatactaccccccaaccataaaccaccctggactaactacaACTGGTCTTGTTTGGTAAGAGACGAGGACAAAAGTTGTGTAATCATTAATATTCAGTTTTGTAAACGTTAGAGACAGTATCCTAAACAtacttttgtatgtttttgcttGTCCAATCTCTCCTTCTGTGCTTAACCAagtattctttatttttatgaccctatatttctttctctctccttctctgtctcttgaGTTCTACCTCagtccttccccctctctctctttctatctatctgcctccatctctctagCCCCCACTCCGTATGTCTTTCTGTGTTTTAGGAATGAATGTTCCATAATGAATCGATCAGTCAACATGGAAGACAAGTGTTCCATCAGCACATTCAAACGCAGCGTCTACCCAGCCACCTACCTGACCATCTTCACCCTCGGCCTCATCTTCAACCTCATCTCCCTGTGGTTCTTCGTCAGTGTGTGGAGGAGTAAGAAGGGCCTGACGCCGGTGAACCTGTACATGATGAACCTGCTCCTGTCGGACCTGATGCTGGTGTGTTCCCTGCCTCTCAGGGCATCCTACTACATCCACAACTTCAACTGGGTGTTCGGAGACACCGCCTGTCGCATCATGTCCTACGTCTTCTACACGAACATGTACGGCACCATCTACTTCCTGATGGTGCTGAGCATAGTACGCTACATCGCCATCACCCAGCCTTTCCGGTACAAGAGCATGCAGGGCGGACGGAGCTCCTGGCTGGTGTGCCTGTTGGTCTGGATGCTGGTGTCGCTGGCCTCCATCCCCATGCTGACCTCGGGGACCGTCATGGACGTGAATAACAGAACCCGGTGCCTGGAGTTGAACCCGGAGTACAACTCCACCAACCTCCGCACACTTGCCGTGGCCAATCACGCCGCCCTGCTGCTGGGCTTCATCATTCCcttcaccatcatcaccatctgCTATGTATTCGTGGTGCACAACCTGCTGCGGCTGAGGAGAAAAGAGGGGGCGATGTCCAACTACAAGAGGTCCATGTCCCTGGTCATAATCGTCCTGGTGATCTTCCTGGTGTGCTACATGCCGTACCACATCACGCGTACCATCCACCTGGAGGCTGAGGGCCAGATCAAGGGGGACGATTGTGGCTACATTGTGTCTGTGCGTAAAGCAGCTGTGATCACTCTGTGCCTGGCAGCGGGGAACAGCTGTCTGGATCCGCTGCTATACTTCTTTGTCGGGGAGAACTTTAGGGTCTTCTACATGGGTGTTAATAAGCGGAGAGCGGCAaagacaatacatttgattgagagGAAAGCGCTGCGTGGGTTGTCAGAGCAACAGCAACTACAGGCACCGAACGCATCCAATCTGGATAGTTAGCAGAGGTCAGACACTGGCGGTAAAATGAGAGCATGTCTGAATGTTAAACGTCTTACGTTCAGAGTTACAATGGCATGCCTTTCCCACAGAAGACTTTTCTGACAAATATAAAGCcaatatatttacagtattgacACACTTTCTAAAGAGCCATTTTTGTACATtccaaacaaaataatgtgtacTGAATGCAATAAGACTACTATATAGGACTGTCATAAACATTATATTGTTTGTTCATTAATTACCTCTGTTTGTAAGATCGGTTTGAGGAGGACAGGCTCCCACAATTCTCATAGGATTTACGTGCCTTGTGTGGAAAAATCCAGTTCTTTTAATTTAGAAATGTGCCTTTTACCTAAACAAACCTCTACCTATATACAAACGCAAGCACTTGGTGTCCGTTTAGTATTGAAATCAAGAACACAAAATGAATACCGCGGAAAAACCATGTCACTGTAAAATGGACATTCCACTCAACTAGGATGGGCCAACTCCTACGAGAGGATTATTAGGATGtatttttggagaaaaaaaattacccTTTTTAACTGTCAAATCTGAGCCCAAACTTGTAGAGCAGGTTGTTGGCATGCACCTGCAAGCGCTGACAAATACAGGGGTTTTCAAAAGGTAGAAGCTATTAGGGGTGTGCGATATAATAAATGTGGGGTTTGATCCGATACCAAGTAATACAGAGCCAGAACAAAGCGAAACTGCGCAGAAATCCACATGGCAACACAGATCGACGTAGCACGGTTAAGCCGACTGTATGTTTAGTTACATgctgaacaaaaacaacaaaaaaagagaaaaataattaaatacaatttttaaaaaaagttacatgCTATACTGGGTAATGAATAGACTTGGAAAGTGAGGTTCGGGAAGTAAAACATCCATTGTTTTGAGCCATGGAGATTTTAAAAATGAAGGATTCCTATATCACTGTGCAACGTAGACATTCTGTTCTTTCTTAAGAGGGTGAAACTATTCGTAGTGGCAATCGGTTGTGTAAGTTTCAAATTTCGTGTTTTACCTTCAGTTCCGTTTTTTCTAAGAGCCCCAAAACTACACTAACCACAAGCCTTAGCTCCAAAGTGGTAGCTAATTCAGCTAATTTCGTCCAGTGGTTTTGAGAatgtccggaaatatttggacaccatcattttgtctctgttagccaccacaatggattttaaatgaaaaaccgagacgcaattgaagtgcagactttcacctttaattcaaggggttgaaccaaaatattgtattaaacgtttaggaattgcaaccattttcatacacagtccctttatttcaggggctcaaatgtaataaatgtttgttcgtgggtctttatGTCTTAGGTTTAGTCATCAGCTAGTGAAACGCATGCTCGATCgtgttgagatcaggtgattgactcagccattgcagaatatttcacttctttgccttaaactcctgggttgcttttccagtttgttttgggtcactgtccatctgtaaagtgaagcgccatccaatcatcTGAATTTGACTTAGTCTGATCAGacagtatatccctatacacttcagaattcatctggctgcttctgccttctgtcacatcatcagtaaacaccAGAGACCAAGTGCCATTTgtagccatgcatgcccatgccatcacactgcctcccccgtgttttgcagatgatgtggtatgcttcggatcatgagccgttccaagccttctccattcttttttcttcccatcattctggtacaggttgatcttagtttcatctgtccaaagaatgcttttccagaactgggctggctttgtTACAAGTTTTTttgcaaagtctaatctggcctttctatacttgaggcttatgaatggtttgcaccttgtggtgaacctactgtatttgctctcttgaaatcttctctttatggtagagttggataatgatatgcctacctcctggagagtgttcttcacttggctggatgttttgAAGGGGTTTGTCTtaaccatggaaaggatcctacgatcatccacaaCTGTTGActtctgtggatgtccaggcctttttgtgttacagagctcaccagtgtgttgatctggccactcctaatgttacTACTATCTCtcagatggatttttttttttgcagcctaaaagttggcctgtttcacttgcattgagagcttctTTGaacgcatgttgtgggttcacagcaacagcttccaaatgtgaatgccacacctgcaatcaactccagaccttttaccctcttaactgatgaagaaataacaaaggaatagcccagacctgtccatgaaacagcttttgagcttgtccaattacttttggtcccttcaAAAGGAGGGGGCTATATATTAAAAAgctataattcctaaacccttcctcaaaTGTGGATGTGAataacctcaaattaaagctgattgactgcactttaagcccatattcattatttaactgttaacttgaatatatttaggtaaacagacaaaattacCAAACTTGCGTCAGTGTcgaattatttccagagctaaCTGTACATACTGCATACTATATAGCTAGTAaccagtgcttaatttgtaaacCGGGGGGTCACGCAACACATTTGGGCACGCAAGAAAAATGGATCTGGTTGGCAAATCGACGCAAATAATACACTGCAGCGCAAATAACGaaccacaaaatgtttttcccacTCACTCTCCGAAAGGTACACAATCTTACCCTTTACTTTTCCCcaatatttcaacattttgcCATCGTGATTTCCGAGCTTTGAAGGTGATAGCTCACTTGATAGCTTCGTGAACTGATTGATCATTGTAAACATTCACAACCGGTGCCTTTTCTGAAAAGTCTATGGTAAAAattaatgagtcacatgacccaTGGAACCAAGATGGCGAAATATAGGCTGTTCTACTTTCCATggctatatacagtacagtacacatTCAAATGAGGTCAGGAAGTGAAACATAAAAAGCGTATAATTTGATGTATAAAAATTTGACGATGGCTAGACAGTACCTCTCATCGTCGTTAAGATCCCTTTTGTGATTCAACTCAGTGATTCAGGCTCAAGTCAGGCAATTGGGTTGCAGATAATGTGCTGCAGACTTGTATAGCAATGATACATGTTTCCCATTCTTTGGTGATACTTATTACACCTGCTTTAGTCCATATACATTCAGTAACAATCTGGATTTTGCTTTGCACatcctttcatttttatttcatacaatTCCTTCTTTAAGACCTTTATTTTCATTCCTTCCCCCAATGTGATCATGTCCAATTTATTCCAAAGAATCATGATAACCCCccgctccacacacacacacacacacacacacctcattatCACCAGAAAGTCACATGGATCAAGACGTGTTAGGGCAAGCTCACTGCCTGCTTGCTCAACTCACACATTTCACAGTCTCTAGCTAGCAGTCGCTGGGACCTTCCTAGCGGGCAATACAAAAAAGACTAGTTTCCTCCTCTTTTTCCCTTACCAAGTGAGACCAGGGTGATTTAAGCTGGAAAGAATGGAACTGCTAGTGTATAAAGCGATTAGCctataaggagattacaagtcaatgcaaactgatagacggaccgGTGAGAAAGTTAAAAAGGGGAATATGTCAGGCACTCTGattcattttgtagaaaaatactatttcaaacattaacttaatacattaactgcagatgtttaCTGGTCATTTTTGCTTGTGTTCATGCTAGGAGTACAGTAAAAATCATACACATTTCCCCTTTAGTCTCTCACTAGGGTTCATCCTGGGTCCCACTGCAGTATTGGACCATTAAGTATTGGACCACAGGGCCGGTTCACTGTAACAAGATTGGATGGGTCTTAAAAGATTCCAACACATCCTACATCAGTTTGCAACCAAACGTGTCCAGCTCTGGAACCAACCTGAGAAAGACTctgacaaacattttaacacactCAAAAATAGAACTCGATGGACACATCTTGGATACGCTGCGGGACACCTGCTCAGGGGACACACCCTGTGGGGGACATGCTGATGGACACATGCTGGGGGACACCTGCTGGTGGACACCTGCTGGGGGACACCTGCTGGGGGACATGTTCTGGGGGACACACGCTGGTGGACGCATGCTGGGGGACACATGCTGGGGGACACCTGCTGGTGGACACCTGCTGGGGGACACCTGCTGGGGGACATGTTCTGGGGGACACACGCTGGTGGACGCATGCTGGGGGACACATGCTGGGGGACACATGCTGGGGGACACCTGCAGGGGGACATGTTCTGGGGGACACACGCTGGTGGACGCATGCTGGGGGACACATGCTGGGGGACACACGCTGGTGGACGCATGCTGGGGGACATGTTATGGGGGACACCTGCTGGGGGACATGTTGGGGGACACCTGCTGGGGGACATGTTGGGGGAAACCTTCTGCCTCAAATGACATGGTCCACCTTAACACACATTGACCCTTCAGATAATTTGACTCTTCTCAAAAGTAAGAAATTGTTCCCATTTAATGAAGCTAATATGTCTCCTTGATGTTTGTTTACCTCCATTATGCCAAATGGAACCAGATCTTCAGTGTTAAATAATGGGACatattcattaaaatgtatgaaactgcCTAAAAAATCACCAAAAAAAATCCACATTTGTTTCTCACAAGCCAAGAGGATGCCTCTTTCAATAGCAGAGTTAGCATGTTGCGTCCTAGGCCTAGTGTACTTGATGTAATTATATCAACAAAGAACATAGAGATTTGAGTATGTTAAATTACTTTGccattatttacagcaacaaaaaGCTAAATAAACATGTCTCACAAATACATTAATGTATACCTTCAACTTCCCAAATGAAGATATTAATGAAGATGTAAAAAGGTTAGCAGCGAAAGAGGTAAAAGACCACTGAAAAGACAATTCAACAATGGAAACATTAAAGCTAAAGTGCAACAGTGACCATCCAAATGATGCTATTaggtattttatttgtattacaatcTGACATTGAATAGGAACCTGATGATGTTTGAAACCTGACTATGCTGGTCCAAAACCTGTGATGTAAAAATGACATGACATATTCAGACACATTTGAAACAGATCATTTTTCTTGTTCTCCTCGGACACGGTATAGGGCCTGTGAAAGATGAGTTTCTGTTCATTGACTTTTGACAGGTGTAAAGTAACAAACCACAGCTATttaaaaatacttgttttcctgGGTGTGTGTACAATATGATTTACATTTCTGACAATTTTATATTCACTCTGCTACATTAACTACATTCGATACGAAAGAACAAAATATTACCTTTATTTGTCTGGGTGACTTTCCCAATGATCCTGgagataaacaaaaaaacatgtcttGAATAACTATGCCACAGAGCTGACTATTTGCGAGGTGTCAATATAGCATATCGACATTATATAATGTAGTCATGCATTAActtaagtttgaatatttcgttacaCATCATTAACCATAGTGTTAAACTGATTGACGTTTCTTATtgagtttacctccaccactgtgaactgtatgacttttgccactggctgttttaaaagcttattagccattcgtgaattacattgatacaataactactgtatcaatataggtgacgataaagGAAttttacgtcaagtgaaaagacgagagaatcgtgtagccaacGAAGTGTTTGATTATCCTGAAGACATAATTCGaagatccaccagaaatagtagcaatataacagtaaactagtgatgaGCGTTCTTCTAGcggcaggatattatgctagcagcgctaactcagattttctttttcaaaataaaagccatcattgaactatataaggcgatatagttaacaatctagtctgtcaatctagtctgcCATTTATATGTTTAATGTGtattccaatgttgttcttgtctgctttttttttacattctagattgttaactatattgccacatacatttcaattatggcttttattgtgataatgaaaacctgagtgctgccagcataatatcctgccgCTAGAAGAACGccaatgaagcctcgtttggccgtCACTACTGtgaagtttcattttaggcttcccatagcTGCataaggttgtagccagcgaagtgttttctattctgaacaaatcctcttttaccactggccattttaacagctaattagccatttgtgaatgacattgagtatctatcaatatataAGTGACGATAaatgacttttttgtcaagtgaagacgagagaatcgtgtaggcagcgacgtgtttgtctatcctgaacaaatcctaatatccaccagaacagttttattttaagcttcctattacgtagctacataaaaTTATAACCAGGGAAGTTTTTGTCTGCCCTGAGCATTAGGCACAATGTCTTAACTGTCACGGGATTCGAACGCGGGACTTGGTAGTCGGTAgcccacgtctctaaccactacgcaattTAACAAAAGGTAATTAACCAATCAGGGACGGATCgactcagtctgtcagtcagttagTAAGagattcgctcttctaggccggctccgcttacgcggtccggatAAAATGGGGCGAGATGCTGGTTTGTCTAGGTTCAGATCCTTTTTAATTAGCCTCCTGCGCCCTCTTTTGGTTGAATTATTTAAAGCAATTACATAAAAGCTTATatcaaccacaaccacccataTTATGAAATGTTGCTAGGTGTTTGTATCGAGTATATGTCaaatattataatgtttgaCATGTGGCGCAAATTGAATGACATAGGAAATATCTATTGGATTGATTTCTTTATTGAAAGATTGTGGTATAGTATTCATGGGATGTGTGCAATGGAGATGTAAATGCTGCGCATGCGTACCAAGATTTGTGTACATTTTGAGCGAGAGACGATGGCGTCTGTCCAATCAGTTAAACAACCTCGTCCAAGTCTCATATGCACGGAACAGGGTTAACGATTAGGAAAGTGTCTAGAATAGTTGGTACTTTAGCATTTTAGGAGAGATAACGTTTAGAAACACTTAATGATCCCAATCTTTAGATTAACTAACAATATTTTAAGACGTTACTCGCTGGCTAGTTACTGTAAACTAGCTGGGTAAGCTTTCCAGCTGTCAAGCTAGCTCGTAGTCTGCAGCTATAGGTGCTTGACTATTCTAGCGAAGTATCTTTGACGATTGATCTCTAGGTTTCATCCTCACATTGGGGGATTGTTAAAGTTACATTGCTGTCGCCGAGCAAGAAACTGCTGACTGTGGTGAGTATGATGATTTATTCAGTGCGTTTATGTGGagatggctaattagctgttaaataacgttagctaggtagctaactTCAACTTACTAAGGCAGCAAGCTATTGTAGCCATCTCACCCGTCTTGTGACGTGTAACGAGAGCTAAGTGATAACGTTTTTCCATAAACCTAACTGGTAGGCTAAGTTGGGCAATACTCGAAGAGTCAAAGCTTCGCACGAGTACAGATGTTTAATTTAGCTATTTACTTACAAACTACTGCAGTAAGGTGTAATCTAGGCCCTGTAATGCTTAAATTATTACtgacatagctagctagctacctttaTATATTAAAGGGCCTATAGCTAACGTTAGTAGCTACAAGACCTGTAACTATCTGATTTGATGATTGTGTCGACAAGGCAGTTCGTTCAAGTTATTGTTTAATTGTTACAGTTACGTTCAAGTTTTAGCTCGATGACCAACGTTAGCTTGCGACCTGACTGGAAATAGCAGCCAGTACAATGTGATAGTTGTAGGTAAGCACAGCGATTTTCTTTTCCTACCCCATAATACTACAGATCTACTTCCCATTTCTGGAAAACCGAAAATCATAGGAGAAGGAACATATAGAGACGTTTACAGAATTCTCTTGTAATAACTGAAGCTCATTGTATGCAACTATAATATTTTCAACAATCAGGGAAATACGAAGGCAGTGGAGTCCTAGTAAATACTCTAAGCCACGTAGCTGTTCTCTTCCTGGGTCTGTTTGTATATGTTGAATAGCATATGTCTCAACTCTGCCACTTACTTACATGCTTACTATGGATTTTGAGTCTGTTTGCTTGACCTCTGTGCGCAGCCTGGTTGGGGATTTTAATCGTTCCTACATGTAGTTGTTTTTCATCAACTAATCAGTTGACGTGGCTATGTTGATAGCAGTCATTATACTGCTCAGAGATGGTCCTATTGAACCTTGTTCTAACGGACGGATTTGCTGAAGGTTTTCTAACTCCAGTCCATCTAGTTACATTTTTACCTGATTGCTTCGAGCCACTAACATGAAATGAAGTATAAGTTGAGGCCAAGGCACCCCCTGTTAGCAAGCGTCTCATTAGTAGAGGTGTTCTAGAATCAATTACACTTTCATGCTCATGATCTCCGAGAGAgcactgatcctagatcagcccTTCTACTCAGGCTAGATTCAGCGTCAGCTATACCCTAGAGTCAGGGTGTCGGAACAGGTGCCCTTCACAGCTGTTGAGTGTTCTGAGGATGGCAGTTGGGCTGTTTATAACCACTTGGAACTGAAAAACAGAACTTTCATAACTATTTGGGTTTGTTTCACTCCTGTGTGGAGAGGCTGAAATGTGAGCGAGGATTTGTTGTTTCacctacattttaaatgtttttccctcTCCGGTGCATGTTGAAGTTGTGTAATATTTTTGCATTTGGATGACTAGCAGACATTTTTCCTAGGTGTTGTTGCTTAGGAAGGCTTCTTTTTGGCCTCATGACTCAGAGTTTCCTCAAAGCTTAGCTCTCATTACCTGCTTTCCAAATGGAGCCCTATTTCGTATTCATTACACTGCTTTTGACCTGGGGAATCAAGTGTCATTAGGCATGCATGGAAGTGGGTGAAGAAATGCTgtttaaattaaacaatatatttccatagattttttttttctgaataaGTTTCAgctgaaattaaataatatatgtaatgATTTTAAATAGCCCAGTCTAACTTCTAGCCTTGAATCATTAGTCTgataaaaatgtctgttttcgTTGCTAAATATTTTCACTTTGGGTTTAAATGGTTATTGTTGTAGGTTGTTATTCAACAGTTTTGCTACAGTCTGCCACTCATTGGTTGAATATAGGCTTAGACCTAGGGATTTAACAATTCTGTATTATGCTTAAAAGTTTGTAATACAAGGCATAGGTTGGCAGGAGTCTATCCGATCCAAATGTAGCCTGAATCAGACAGAAGCTGCCAACAGCCCAGCTTGTTCCCTAACATTTTTCCTCTTGAATGAATTTCCCCCCTCTGATCTTTTTTGCTGAAATGATGCTTCCACTCTTTTAGTAGCCTATCAAACTTTCCATGTAAATGCATATGCTAGTCATTGATCTCCAAGTCAGATAACTGCTCACACAGTGCTGTAGAAAATGGAAAATTGCTCATGAATGGCAATGCCCTGTTGTATTTTCCTGCCCTGTTGTATTTTCCTGCCCTGTTGTATTTTCCTGCC
The sequence above is a segment of the Esox lucius isolate fEsoLuc1 chromosome 1, fEsoLuc1.pri, whole genome shotgun sequence genome. Coding sequences within it:
- the cysltr2b gene encoding cysteinyl leukotriene receptor 2, with the protein product MNRSVNMEDKCSISTFKRSVYPATYLTIFTLGLIFNLISLWFFVSVWRSKKGLTPVNLYMMNLLLSDLMLVCSLPLRASYYIHNFNWVFGDTACRIMSYVFYTNMYGTIYFLMVLSIVRYIAITQPFRYKSMQGGRSSWLVCLLVWMLVSLASIPMLTSGTVMDVNNRTRCLELNPEYNSTNLRTLAVANHAALLLGFIIPFTIITICYVFVVHNLLRLRRKEGAMSNYKRSMSLVIIVLVIFLVCYMPYHITRTIHLEAEGQIKGDDCGYIVSVRKAAVITLCLAAGNSCLDPLLYFFVGENFRVFYMGVNKRRAAKTIHLIERKALRGLSEQQQLQAPNASNLDS